In Irregularibacter muris, one DNA window encodes the following:
- a CDS encoding DUF3781 domain-containing protein yields MDNKENLLLYLDKVHSTEMGMDRIKRNLNLDTDDVVEWCKNKIQDVNCTVSKKGKNYYVTIDDFIITVNAHSYTIITAHKNKHK; encoded by the coding sequence ATGGATAATAAAGAAAACTTACTTTTATATTTAGATAAAGTCCATTCAACTGAGATGGGTATGGATAGGATAAAAAGAAACCTTAATTTAGATACAGATGATGTTGTAGAATGGTGTAAAAATAAAATTCAAGATGTCAATTGTACTGTAAGTAAAAAAGGAAAAAACTATTATGTAACTATTGATGATTTTATAATAACTGTAAATGCACACAGTTATACAATTATTACGGCGCACAAAAATAAGCACAAATAA
- a CDS encoding ATP-binding protein, with product MVGWEKCINSFRVEFDCDCDIYITSSNAKLLSGELATYLAGRYVEFSELYHTVFPDSDSRTMFTRYLTAGGMPYLSNLRYAEQPSYQYLQDLYNSVVLKDVVKRNSTRDVDLLEGITAYITANVGTIFSATAISKHLKSEGCTVAPETILNYIKACEDAFLFYRVRRQNLQGKKILTANEKYYITDHGIREAVFGGNMKDINLFLRILYIWNSCGEGIKSQLEK from the coding sequence GTGGTTGGTTGGGAAAAGTGCATCAATTCCTTTCGAGTTGAATTTGACTGTGACTGTGATATCTATATCACTAGCTCAAATGCCAAGTTGCTTTCGGGAGAGCTAGCTACATACCTTGCAGGGAGGTATGTAGAGTTTTCAGAGCTATATCATACTGTTTTTCCTGATTCTGATTCGAGAACGATGTTTACTCGATATCTGACCGCCGGCGGAATGCCGTATTTGAGCAACCTCCGTTATGCCGAGCAACCGAGCTATCAGTATCTGCAAGACCTCTATAACTCTGTTGTCCTTAAAGATGTCGTAAAACGCAATAGCACCCGGGATGTTGATTTGCTGGAGGGAATCACCGCATATATTACGGCAAATGTCGGGACGATTTTCTCCGCCACAGCAATTTCAAAACATCTGAAAAGTGAGGGATGTACTGTTGCACCTGAAACAATATTGAACTACATTAAGGCTTGCGAGGATGCTTTTCTATTCTACCGTGTCCGCAGGCAGAATTTGCAGGGAAAGAAAATTCTCACTGCCAATGAAAAATACTACATTACTGATCACGGAATCAGGGAGGCGGTTTTCGGGGGGAATATGAAGGATATTAACTTATTTTTGAGAATATTGTATATATGGAACTCTTGCGGCGAGGGTATAAAGTCACAGTTGGAAAAGTAG
- a CDS encoding NUDIX hydrolase, translating into MPRDWMFRGDNYICNFRSVGVLIRNNKILVQRDKDGSEYALPGGHVKIGESSIDSLIREYREETGADILCERLIWTEECFWEWNKKSANTIAFYYLIALRNDTDIPDNGEFISQKDNSNVVLGWLPLDELKSLTIYPSFLKEKVFNINNYTEHFISKE; encoded by the coding sequence GTGCCAAGGGATTGGATGTTTAGAGGTGATAATTATATCTGTAACTTTAGAAGTGTTGGTGTATTAATAAGAAACAACAAAATTCTAGTACAAAGGGATAAAGATGGTTCAGAATATGCTTTGCCGGGAGGACATGTCAAAATTGGAGAATCTTCAATTGATTCCTTAATTAGAGAGTATCGAGAAGAGACCGGGGCGGATATTCTCTGTGAAAGATTGATATGGACGGAAGAATGTTTCTGGGAATGGAATAAAAAGTCAGCAAATACAATTGCATTTTATTACCTGATAGCCTTACGCAATGATACGGATATTCCAGACAATGGTGAGTTTATTTCACAAAAAGACAACAGTAATGTTGTATTGGGATGGCTTCCTTTGGATGAACTTAAATCTTTGACGATATATCCTTCATTTCTGAAGGAAAAAGTATTTAATATAAATAATTATACAGAACATTTCATAAGTAAAGAGTAG
- a CDS encoding MerR family transcriptional regulator, which translates to MRTVKEVSEMTGISIRALRYYDEIGLLKPTALTEANYRLYDDRALEKLQQILFFRELEIPLTDIKSILENPNVDKKQLLGTQKLLLELKRNRLDGIIDSITHIMRDISTTNFKVFADDDIQKMVEQAVKRISEDDPTGQLNPFGSIEKYGKYVATILKNQYIADGMIKGYGSQEKAVQAFISGVWDNTFRKDDEEKIYHQIIQAKNTKDEVLERQAIKRLEAHWKEIAKRDDVGSVLLKLADTYLQNNELIGETDSRWGKGSSKYIAQAIQRYFED; encoded by the coding sequence ATGAGAACTGTAAAAGAAGTTTCAGAAATGACTGGAATAAGTATAAGAGCATTGAGGTATTATGATGAAATTGGGCTTTTAAAACCAACGGCACTAACCGAAGCGAATTATCGACTTTATGATGATAGAGCCTTAGAAAAACTGCAACAGATATTATTTTTTCGAGAATTGGAAATCCCATTGACAGACATAAAGTCTATTTTAGAAAATCCCAATGTTGATAAAAAGCAATTATTGGGAACGCAAAAATTATTATTAGAACTAAAAAGGAATCGCTTAGATGGTATTATAGACTCCATCACTCATATAATGAGGGACATCAGCACGACAAACTTTAAGGTATTTGCTGATGATGATATACAAAAAATGGTGGAACAAGCTGTAAAACGTATATCTGAAGATGACCCGACTGGACAGCTTAATCCCTTTGGCAGTATAGAAAAATATGGAAAATACGTTGCCACAATCTTGAAAAACCAATATATAGCAGATGGCATGATTAAAGGCTATGGAAGTCAAGAAAAGGCTGTGCAAGCGTTTATATCTGGAGTCTGGGATAACACGTTCCGCAAAGATGATGAAGAAAAAATTTATCATCAGATTATCCAAGCGAAAAACACAAAAGACGAGGTTTTAGAAAGGCAAGCAATCAAAAGGCTGGAAGCACACTGGAAAGAAATCGCTAAACGTGATGATGTTGGTTCTGTACTATTGAAACTTGCAGACACCTATTTGCAGAATAATGAATTGATAGGTGAAACGGATAGCCGTTGGGGCAAAGGAAGCTCAAAATATATCGCACAAGCCATCCAGCGATATTTTGAAGATTAG